From a region of the Macadamia integrifolia cultivar HAES 741 unplaced genomic scaffold, SCU_Mint_v3 scaffold2036, whole genome shotgun sequence genome:
- the LOC122065488 gene encoding UDP-glycosyltransferase 88F3-like encodes MKDTIVLYPGPGISHLTSMVELGKLILRHYSSRFSLTIFITSNPFDSAKIDPYIDRVSQTNPSITFHRFPSLPKPPSLKPPFHPVAILLESIRLNNPNLLHTLQTISETSYIAALVIDFFCKPASDVATELNIPLYYYFPTNASIVAMFLHLPTLHNETDKSFRELGNTVLHIPGLHPIRASHMGASVLDRNNQVYDKMLDLGTQLLKSKGIISNTIEALEPEAINVIKNQTPAIFCVGPLVTEPGDQSGGADCLWWLDSQPSQSVLFLCFGSFGVFSVKQIAEIAVGLERSGQRFLWVVKNPPSIGGGGRMMSPLSTINFDLEAVMPEGFLERTRGRGLVVKSWAPQVEILGRESVGGFVTHCGWNSVLEAVSAGVATLCRATYE; translated from the coding sequence atgaaAGACACTATAGTTCTCTACCCAGGCCCTGGCATCAGCCATCTAACCTCCATGGTTGAGCTGGGCAAACTCATCCTCCGCCACTACAGCTCACGTTTCTCCCTCACAATCTTCATTACAAGCAATCCTTTTGACAGCGCCAAAATCGACCCTTACATCGATCGAGTCTCTCAGACAAACCCTTCAATAACCTTCCACcgcttcccttctcttcccaagCCTCCTTCCCTTAAACCCCCTTTCCACCCTGTCGCCATACTCTTGGAATCGATTAGACTCAACAACCCAAACCTTCTTCACACCCTCCAAACTATCTCTGAAACCTCCTATATTGCAGCCCTTGTGATCGATTTCTTCTGCAAGCCAGCCTCCGATGTCGCCACCGAGCTGAACATCCCTCTTTACTACTATTTTCCAACTAATGCCTCTATTGTTGCCATGTTCCTTCACCTCCCAACCCTCCATAACGAGACTGACAAGAGCTTCAGAGAGCTTGGCAACACTGTTCTCCACATTCCTGGATTGCACCCAATTCGAGCTTCACATATGGGGGCATCTGTACTCGATCGGAACAACCAGGTTTACGATAAGATGTTGGATCTGGGTACCCAACTCCTCAAATCAAAGGGAATTATATCAAACACCATCGAGGCACTAGAGCCGGAAGCAATCAATGTGATCAAGAATCAAACGCCGGCCATTTTCTGTGTTGGACCATTAGTTACAGAACCCGGAGATCAATCTGGTGGGGCTGATTGTTTGTGGTGGCTTGACAGTCAACCAAGTCAGAGTGTTCTGTTCTTGTGTTTTGGCAGCTTTGGTGTGTTTTCAGTGAAGCAAATTGCAGAGATTGCTGTTGGGCTTGAGAGGAGTGGACAGAGGTTCTTGTGGGTGGTGAAGAACCCTCCATCAATCGGTGGTGGTGGAAGGATGATGTCTCCACTATCCACCATTAATTTCGATCTTGAAGCTGTGATGCCGGAGGGGTTTCTGGAGCGGACCAGAGGCAGGGGTTTGGTGGTGAAGTCATGGGCGCCGCAGGTGGAGATTTTGGGTCGAGAATCAGTGGGAGGATTCGTGACTCATTGTGGGTGGAACTCGGTTTTGGAAGCGGTGTCTGCTGGCGTGGCCACTCTATGCAGAGCAACATATGAATAA